The genomic DNA CCTCGGTCATCCTGAAATGGCTCCAGACGACCTATGGGGCGGAGGTCATCACCTTCACCGCCGATCTGGGACAGGGTGAGGAACTCGGCCCGGCCCGCGACAAGGCGAAGCTCCTGGGCATCAAGGAAGAGAACATCTTCATGGACGATCTCCGGGAGGAGTTCGTCCGCGACTTCGTCTTCCCGATGTTTCGCATGAACGCGCTCTACGAGGGCATGTACCTCCTCGGCACCTCCATCGCCCGCCCCCTGATCGCCAAGCGCCAGATCGAGATCGCGGAGCAGATGGGCGCCGACGCCGTCTCCCACGGCGCCACCGGCAAGGGCAACGACCAGGTCCGGTTCGAGATCGCCTACTACGCCCTCAAGCCGGACGTGAAGGTCATCGCCCCCTGGCGCGAATGGGACCTCACCAGCCGCACGAAGCTCATCGAGTTCGCCGAGCAGCACCAGATCCCCATCGCCAAGGACAAGCGCGGCGAGGCCCCCTTCAGCGTGGACGCCAACCTCCTGCACTCGTCGAGCGAGGGTAAGGTCCTGGAGGAGCCCTGGGACGAGCCCCCCGAGGTCGTCTGGCAGCGCACCATCAGCCCCATGGACGCCCCGGACAAGGTGACCGAGATCACCATCACCTTCGACCAGGGCAACCCCGTCGCCATCAACGGAGAGGCCCTCTCCCCGGCCGCGATGCTCACCAAGCTGAACGCGCTCGGCAAGGAGAACGGCATCGGCCGCCTCGACCTCGTGGAAAACCGCTTCGTCGGCATGAAGTCCCGCGGCTGCTACGAGACCCCGGGCGGCACCATCCTCTACGTGGCGCACCGCGCGATGGAGAGCATCACCCTGGACCGCGAGGCCGCCCACCTCAAGGACAGCCTGATGCCCCGCTATGCCGAGCTGGTCTACAACGGCTTCTGGTTCTCGCCGGAACGCCGCATGCTCCAGGCCCTGGTGGACCAGTCCCAGCACAGCGTCAGCGGCGAGGTCCGGCTCAAGCTCTACAAGGGCAACACCATCGTCACCGGCCGCCGCTCGCCCAACAGCCTCTACTCGATGAAGCACGTGACCTTCGAGGAAGACCAGGGCGCCTACGACCAGTTCGACGCCCAGGGCTTCATCAAGCTGAACGCGCTCCGCCTGCGCCTCGGCGCCATGGCCGGCCGCAAGGGCGGCGCCCTCTGAGACCGCGCCGCGAAAGCCCCGGCTTTCGCGGCCCGACCTCACGCACGGGACTATTGAACCGATCGCGCCTCATATCTCCCGCACGGCGGCATGACACGGGGCAGGGCACTCTTCACCACCCCTGCCACCCATCCGGGTCCGGCGGCCCCAGCCGCCGCACCCAGCCCTGGGCCAGCAGCACGGCAGTCCAGTTCACCACCGGCCGCAGCACCAGGCCGCCCATGATCGCCAGCTTCCAGCCCCCGTTGGGCAGCCACACGAAGGCGATCGCCATCATCAGCAGCCGCCACGCCCAATGCGGCAACCACCAGCCCGGCGGCCGCCACACCGGGCGGCATTCCTGCAACGGGAACTGGTACGGCGAACGCCAGGCGGAATCGGGCATGGCCGATCCTCTCGAAGGATCTCGGTCTGCCCTCCTGGCGATGCCCCGTTCCTATGCCCCCATGCTTAACGAAGCATGAACGCCCCCGCCCGCACGCAACCCCTGGCCCCGGGCGGGCGCTCAGCCCCGCTCCACCGGCCGCACCCGCGCGCGCAACAGCAACAGCAGCCCGATCAGCGTCACGCCGCCCCCGCCCAGGTCGCTCCAGCCGAGTCTCTCTCCCAGGAAGCCCCAGCCGAGCAGCACCGCCACCACAGGGCTGAGAAGCTGCAGAGCCGTGACCGTGGAAGCCGGCAGGCGCCGGAACAGCGTGAACATGATCCCATAGCCGATCACGCCGGACAGCAGGATGCAGTAGCCCAGCGCCAGCACCGTGGCCGGCGCGGCGCTGCCGGGCGGCGCCCCTTCCAGCAGCGGCGCGAGCGCCAGCAGCAGCAGCGCACTGGTCACCGACTGCCCGAAGCTCGCCGCCCAGAGATCCACCCGCCCACGCGCCGGCGCGAAGAGCAGGATGCCCGCCCCCTGCGCCAGCGCACCCGCCAGCGCCAGCCCGAAGCCCAGCATCTCCCCGGCCCCCAGCCCCTGGCCCGCGCGCCCGATCCCCAGCACCGCCACGCCCAGCCAGCCGAGCCCCAGCCCGCCCCAGGCCAGCGGCGCCATCCGCTGCCCCAGGAACAGCACTTCGCCCATCGCCACGAAGAGCGGCGAGCAGGCCGAGATCAGCGCCGTCAGCCCCGAGGCCACATGCGTCGCCGCCGACCAGGACAGCGCCAGATAGCCACCCGTGCCGAGCAGCCCCATCCCCGCCACCCGCAGCAGGTCCGCCCCGCGTGGCAGCCGGTGCCCCCGCGCCAGCATCAGCGCCAGCAGCAGCGGCGCCGTCAGGCCGAAGCGCACCGCCAGCGCCCAGAGCGGCGGCCAGTCCGACACCACAACCTTGGCGGCGTTGAAGGCCGCGCCCCAGATCAGGACGAAGCAGCCCGCCAGCAGCGCATCACCTGCCCGCACGCTGTCTTCCCCTCGTCCGCGTCAGTCGCCGGTCAGGCGCCCCGCCGGCCCAGCGCTGCCTGCAAGGTATTCTCCAGCAGGCAGGCGATGGTCATCGGCCCGACCCCGCCCGGCACGGGCGTGACCGCCCCGGCATGGCCCACCACCTCGCCGAAGGCCACGTCGCCCACCAGCTTGCCATCCGCCCCGCGGTTGATGCCGACATCGATCACCGTGGCCCCATTGGCCACCCAGTCGCCGCGCACCAGTTGCGCCCGGCCCACCGCCGCGACGATGATCTCCGCCCGGCGGCACTCGCTCGCCAGGTCGCGGGTCCGCGAATGCGCCACCGTCACCGTGGCATTGGCCGCCAGCAGCAGCGCCGCCACCGGCTTGCCCACGATGGTGCTGCGCCCGACCACCACCGCCCGCGCCCCGCTCAGGGAGACCTTCGCCTCCTCCAGCAGCAGCATCACGCCGCGCGGCGTGCAGGGCACCAGCCCTGGCCGCCCCAGCGCCAGCGCCCCCTGGTTCACCGGATGAAAACCATCCACGTCCTTGCCCGGGTCCACCGCGTCCAGCACGGCATCCGTGCGGATATGCGCGGGCAGGGGCAACTGCACCAGGATCCCGTCCACCGCCGGGTCGTCGTTCAACCGCCGCACCAGCGCCAGCAGCTCCGCCTCGGTCGTGGCCTCCGGCAGTTGCAGCGTGGCGCTGTCGAACCCTGCCTCCTTTGCCGCCCGGTCCTTGTTGCGCACATAGACGCCGCTGGCCGGGTCGTCGCCCACCCGCACCACGCGCAGGCCGGGGCGGAAGCCGAGCCCGGCCACACGCTCCGCCAGCGCCGCGCGCCGGCGTGCCGCCAGCGCCTTGCCGTCGAGGATCGTGGCAGTCATGCCCATTGCTCCAATATTGCGGCGAGGCTCTTCGCCTCGCCCTCGATTCGGAAGGTCTTCTCGCGCGAGGCGGCGCCCGCCAGCAAGCTGATGGCCGAGGGCGGGACCCGCAGGGCCTCGGCCAGCGTCTCCACCACCGCACGGGTCGCGCGGCCATCCTCCGGCGCCGGGGAAACGGCTACCCGCAGGCGTGGGCCATCCGCTCCTTCCACCACCCCGGTGATGCCGGGCTTCCGCGCCTTGGGTTGCGCCCGCACCCGCAGTTCCAGCCCCTCCGGCACCATTCGCCAGGCAAGGGGGGAGGGAGCACGACCGCCGCTCACGCCGCCCGCTCCCGGTCCTCAGTGTCCGGTGCCGCACCATGCATGGAGAGGTCCAAAGGGGCGGAGCAGGGCCCGGACGGGTCAGGATACCCTTCCATCGAGGGGCCAGGGTGGCTGGAGCGGGCCAAGGCGGACGGAACCGGTCCTAGAAGGCGAGGCGCCAGAGCGTGGTGGCGATGAAGATCCGCAGCGCCTGCAGGACCAGGATCAGGATGACCGGGGAAACGTCGATTCCCCCCAGATTCGGCAGGAAGCGCCGGATCGGCGCCAGGGCCGGCTCGGTGATCCGATAAAGGAAGTCACCGATCGTCCAGACCAGCCGGTTCCGCGTATCGAGGACGCCGAAGGAGGTCAGCATGCTGAAGACGGCTGCGGCGATCAGGACCCAGATGTAAATCCCGATGATCTGATCCACGAGCCAGAACAATGCCGCCATAGGTCGCCTTCCCGGTGTTGGTGTGCGTATCGGCCGCGCGCCGAGGTGCCGAGCCAGGGTGTATGGGGCCAGGGCACGCGGAGCAAGCGCGAGGGGTGCTTGACGGCGGCCTTGTCGTGATGGATAAGCCGCCTCGCCTTAGCGGGCATGGGGCTGTAGCTCAGATGGGAGAGCGCCTCGTTCGCAATGAGGAGGTCAGGGGTTCGATTCCCCTCAGCTCCACCATTCCCGCTCGGCCTCCTTCACCCCTGTATCTTGTCCGCCATGGCGCCTTGCGGTTCCGTGCCCAGGCGGCCTCATTTCCGTGGGTCTGGCTCCAGGTCAAAAACCCCCGGAAGAATTAGGTCTCCCGAGGGCTTCCAAGATCCTGCGCTGTCCTGCGCCCGCCTCCCTGGAAGGAGCCGGCGCTCTCCGGCCTACCGGTCGCGTGTCTCGAACTGCCGGTTGGTCGCCAGGGCAATCACGGTGCAGATCGCGCCGGACAGCAGATAGGCGCCCACCGCCGCCAGCCCGAACCAGTTGGACAGGGCCAGCACCACCAGAGGGGCGAATCCGGCGCCGACCAGCCAGGCAATGTCCGACGTGATGGCCGATCCGGTGTAGCGGTAGCGGCGCTCGAAATTCGAGGCGACGGCGCCACTGGCCTGTCCGAAAGACAGGCCCAGCAGTCCGAAGCCCAGCAGCACGAAGGTCTCCTCGCCACTCCGTCCGCCGCCCAGCAGGAAAGGCGCGATGAAGCTGAAGGCGCCGATCAGCAGCGCACCGATCCCGAGCAGCTTCCGCCGTCCGATCCGGTCGGCCAGAAGACCGGAGATGATCACGGTGACCGCGCAGATAAGCGCCCCCAGCATCTGCACCAGGATGAAGTTCCCCGCGTCGCGGTCCGTGTGCAGCACGATCCAGGCCAGCGGAAAGACCGTCACCAGATGGAACAGCGCGAAGCAGTCGAGCGGCACGAAGGCGCCGATCAGCACGTTGCGGCCATTCGCCCGCAGCATCTCGGTGACGCGAACGGCCTCCAGCTCCTCACGCTCCAGCAGCGAGGAGAATTCCCGCGTGGCCACGAGCCGCAGGCGGGCGAAAAGGGCGACCACGTTGATGGCGAAGGCCACGAAGAAGGGGTAGCGCCAGCCCCACTCCTGGAAATCGGCCTCCGGCAGGGTGGTGGCCAGGAAGGCGAAGAGCGCGCCAGCCAGGATGAAGCCCAAGGGGGCACCCAACTGGGGCATCATCGCATACCAGCCGCGCTTGTTCTGCGGCGCATTGAGCGAAAGGAGCGAGGCCAACCCGTCCCAGGCGCCGCCGAGGGCAAGGCCCTGGCAGAAGCGGAACACCGCCAGCGACACGATGGCGGCCACACCCTTGTCCGCATAGCTGGGCAGGAAGCTGATCGCGGCCGTGGCGCCGCCCAGCAGGAAAAGGGCGACGGTCAGCTTCACGCCGCGGCCATAGGCGCGGTCCACGGCCATGAAGATGAAGGAACCGATCGGCCGGGCGATGAAGGCCAGGGAGAAGATGGCGAAGGAGGCCAGCATCGCCGAGGTGGGATCGGTGTTCGGGAAGAAGAATCGCGGAAAGATCAGCACCGACGCGAGGGCATAGGTGAAGAAGTCGAAGAATTCCGACATGCGCCCGATGACGACACCGAGCGCGATCTGTGCCGGGGAGACCGCGTGATCGTCCTTGTGAACGCGCCGGGCATCCCGCTCCAGTTCCGTCGAGTTCGGGATGCCACGCCTTTCGGTGACCGCTATCAATTTCCACCCTCCCCGTTCCGTCCTACCGGCCGGGAGGCTCCGGCATCCTTCCGGCGGCCCGGATAGCCTTCGCCACAGAAAGATTGCCGATTCGCCTCCAAGTCTATAGGCATCGTTGCAGAGCTCAGCATACAAGGCGAGCCACCGTCCATTGGACAAAATGTCCAATCCCTCCGGAGCCCGTCCTTCCGTAGAAGCTGTGCATCGCACCATAGTTTCACGATCGAGTGGCATGCCCTCCAAGATCCTGCGTACCCTGCCCCTGGTGGCGCTGGCCGCGCTGCTGTCCGGCTGCAAAATGGTGGTCCTGAATCCATCGGGTGACATCGCTGTCCAACAGCGTGACCTGATCGTGATCTCCACCATCCTGATGTTGCTGATCATCGTTCCGGTGATCGTGCTGACCCTGCTGTTCGCCTGGCGCTACCGCGCCTCGAACACCAAGGCGAAGTACGATCCGGAATGGTATCATTCCACGCCCCTGGAAGTGGTCATCTGGGCCGCGCCCCTGACGATCATCATCGCGCTCGGCGCGGTGACCTGGGTCGGCACCCACCTGCTCGATCCCTTCCGCCCGCTCTCGCGCATCGACGCGCAGCGGCCGGTGACGGAGGACATGAAGCCCCTGGAGATCCAGGTCGTGTCCCTCGACTGGAAGTGGCTCTTCATCTACCCGGAGCAGGGGATCGCCACGGTCAACGAGGTGGCCGCCCCGGTGGACGTGCCGATCAACTTCCGGATCACCTCCTCGGCCCTGATGAACTCCTTCTCCATCCCGGCCCTGGCCGGGCAGATCTACTCGATGCCCGGCATGGAGACGAAGCTGCACGCGGTGATCAACAAGCCGGGCAGCTATCAGGGCTTCTCGGCCAACTACAGCGGCGCCGGCTTCTCCGACATGCACTTCCAGTTCAAGGGCATGAGCCAGGAGGAGTTCGGCCGCTGGGTGGTGGAGGCCAAGACCTCCAACGAGGACCTGACCCGCGCCGCCTACCTCCAGCTGGAACGCCCCAGCCTGAAGGAGCCCGTGCGCCGCTTCCGCACCGTCGATCCCGAGCTCTTCGCCGCCATCCTGGACCGCTGCGTGGACACCAACCGGATGTGCCAGAGCCAGATGATGCGCATCGATGCCAATGGCGGGCTCGGCCCGGCAGGTACCTTCAACGTGGCCAGCCGCCTGGCGGCATCCCGCCAGAAGGGCGAGGCGGCGGAAGCCCGGGCGGAGGACCGCAACGCGCCCCGCCAGCGCTATGTGATGGCCCTCTGCACCCCCGCCGACCCCTATGGCCGTGCCCAGGCCGAGGCCGCGAATTGACATCCTCCGCTCGCCGCCGGCTCCCCGCCGGCGGCCGACCCATCCCGCCGGGTAGCCGCTTCTCCTCCCATAGGGGAGCCCCGGTGGCCCGTGAAACCGGCCGGCCCTTCCAGGGTCCGGCCCTCGATCACGAAGTGATAGAGTAGACCCAATGTCCTCCAGCACGGACCTCGCGACACTCTTGTTCGGGCGGCTCTCGCTCGAATCGATCCCGTACCACGAACCGATCCTGATCGTGACCTTCCTCGGCGTGGCCATCGGTGGCCTCGCCCTGCTTGGCGCGCTCACCTATTTCCGCCTCTGGGGCTATCTCTGGAACGAGTGGTTCACCTCGGTGGACCACAAGAAGATCGGGGTCATGTACGTGATCCTGGCCATCATCATGCTGCTGCGCGGCTTCGCCGACGCGGTCATGATGCGGGCCCAGCAGGCCATCGCCTTCAACGGCTCCGAAGGCTACCTGCCGCCGCACCACTACGACCAGGTCTTCACCGCCCATGGCGTGATCATGATCTTCTTCATGGCCATGCCGCTGGTGACCGGCCTGATGAACTTCGTGGTGCCGCTGCAGATCGGCGCCCGCGACGTGGCCTTCCCGTTCCTGAACAACTTCAGCTTCTGGATGACCACGGCCGGCGCCGTGCTGGTCATGATGTCGCTGTTCATCGGCGAGTTCGCCCAGACCGGCTGGCTGGCCTATCCGCCGCTCTCCGGCTACGAGGCCAATCCCGGGGTCGGGGTCGACTATTACATATGGGCCTTGCAGATCGCGGGCATCGGCACCTTGCTATCGGGCGTCAACCTGATCGCGACGATCGTGAAGATGCGCGCGCCGGGCATGACCATGATGAAGCTGCCCGTCTTCACCTGGACCGCTCTCTGCACCAACGTGCTGATCGTCGCGGCCTTCCCGGTGCTGACCGCGGTGCTGGCCC from Roseomonas gilardii includes the following:
- a CDS encoding argininosuccinate synthase: MRVKDVKKVVLAYSGGLDTSVILKWLQTTYGAEVITFTADLGQGEELGPARDKAKLLGIKEENIFMDDLREEFVRDFVFPMFRMNALYEGMYLLGTSIARPLIAKRQIEIAEQMGADAVSHGATGKGNDQVRFEIAYYALKPDVKVIAPWREWDLTSRTKLIEFAEQHQIPIAKDKRGEAPFSVDANLLHSSSEGKVLEEPWDEPPEVVWQRTISPMDAPDKVTEITITFDQGNPVAINGEALSPAAMLTKLNALGKENGIGRLDLVENRFVGMKSRGCYETPGGTILYVAHRAMESITLDREAAHLKDSLMPRYAELVYNGFWFSPERRMLQALVDQSQHSVSGEVRLKLYKGNTIVTGRRSPNSLYSMKHVTFEEDQGAYDQFDAQGFIKLNALRLRLGAMAGRKGGAL
- a CDS encoding DMT family transporter gives rise to the protein MRAGDALLAGCFVLIWGAAFNAAKVVVSDWPPLWALAVRFGLTAPLLLALMLARGHRLPRGADLLRVAGMGLLGTGGYLALSWSAATHVASGLTALISACSPLFVAMGEVLFLGQRMAPLAWGGLGLGWLGVAVLGIGRAGQGLGAGEMLGFGLALAGALAQGAGILLFAPARGRVDLWAASFGQSVTSALLLLALAPLLEGAPPGSAAPATVLALGYCILLSGVIGYGIMFTLFRRLPASTVTALQLLSPVVAVLLGWGFLGERLGWSDLGGGGVTLIGLLLLLRARVRPVERG
- the folD gene encoding bifunctional methylenetetrahydrofolate dehydrogenase/methenyltetrahydrofolate cyclohydrolase FolD, whose translation is MTATILDGKALAARRRAALAERVAGLGFRPGLRVVRVGDDPASGVYVRNKDRAAKEAGFDSATLQLPEATTEAELLALVRRLNDDPAVDGILVQLPLPAHIRTDAVLDAVDPGKDVDGFHPVNQGALALGRPGLVPCTPRGVMLLLEEAKVSLSGARAVVVGRSTIVGKPVAALLLAANATVTVAHSRTRDLASECRRAEIIVAAVGRAQLVRGDWVANGATVIDVGINRGADGKLVGDVAFGEVVGHAGAVTPVPGGVGPMTIACLLENTLQAALGRRGA
- a CDS encoding DUF167 domain-containing protein — its product is MSGGRAPSPLAWRMVPEGLELRVRAQPKARKPGITGVVEGADGPRLRVAVSPAPEDGRATRAVVETLAEALRVPPSAISLLAGAASREKTFRIEGEAKSLAAILEQWA
- a CDS encoding YggT family protein, which encodes MAALFWLVDQIIGIYIWVLIAAAVFSMLTSFGVLDTRNRLVWTIGDFLYRITEPALAPIRRFLPNLGGIDVSPVILILVLQALRIFIATTLWRLAF
- a CDS encoding MFS transporter gives rise to the protein MIAVTERRGIPNSTELERDARRVHKDDHAVSPAQIALGVVIGRMSEFFDFFTYALASVLIFPRFFFPNTDPTSAMLASFAIFSLAFIARPIGSFIFMAVDRAYGRGVKLTVALFLLGGATAAISFLPSYADKGVAAIVSLAVFRFCQGLALGGAWDGLASLLSLNAPQNKRGWYAMMPQLGAPLGFILAGALFAFLATTLPEADFQEWGWRYPFFVAFAINVVALFARLRLVATREFSSLLEREELEAVRVTEMLRANGRNVLIGAFVPLDCFALFHLVTVFPLAWIVLHTDRDAGNFILVQMLGALICAVTVIISGLLADRIGRRKLLGIGALLIGAFSFIAPFLLGGGRSGEETFVLLGFGLLGLSFGQASGAVASNFERRYRYTGSAITSDIAWLVGAGFAPLVVLALSNWFGLAAVGAYLLSGAICTVIALATNRQFETRDR
- the cyoA gene encoding ubiquinol oxidase subunit II, with protein sequence MPSKILRTLPLVALAALLSGCKMVVLNPSGDIAVQQRDLIVISTILMLLIIVPVIVLTLLFAWRYRASNTKAKYDPEWYHSTPLEVVIWAAPLTIIIALGAVTWVGTHLLDPFRPLSRIDAQRPVTEDMKPLEIQVVSLDWKWLFIYPEQGIATVNEVAAPVDVPINFRITSSALMNSFSIPALAGQIYSMPGMETKLHAVINKPGSYQGFSANYSGAGFSDMHFQFKGMSQEEFGRWVVEAKTSNEDLTRAAYLQLERPSLKEPVRRFRTVDPELFAAILDRCVDTNRMCQSQMMRIDANGGLGPAGTFNVASRLAASRQKGEAAEARAEDRNAPRQRYVMALCTPADPYGRAQAEAAN